The following proteins come from a genomic window of Meleagris gallopavo isolate NT-WF06-2002-E0010 breed Aviagen turkey brand Nicholas breeding stock chromosome Z, Turkey_5.1, whole genome shotgun sequence:
- the HABP4 gene encoding intracellular hyaluronan-binding protein 4, whose translation YVYVGQKQAPKQEECGGKDNSRAEKQDKTEWRPSFMEYSSYETESQAELTARSLFRPIEKLAYERPRGYGRGRSEMQGRGRGGGINKSFDGFDHRRKREFERQSDNVEIEMKLNAPMEATAKTAKAPEMSEGEPLNKVAEGKPMEEVVQEMTLDEWKNLQQQNRPKHEFNIRRPESTVPSKAVVIHKSKYSNDIQKGELEDGYPIFRRAVNDITSQLDINFGSLSRPGRGSRGARGRGRGRQVEEKGPQPEVMVQIVAPNPDDPEDFPALT comes from the exons tatgtgtatgtagGTCAGAAGCAAGCACCTAAACAAGAAGAATGTGGAGGAAAAGACAATAGCAGAGCAGAGAAACAAGACAAAACTGAATGGAGGCCGTCATTCATGGAATACTCATCTTATGAAACAGAAAGTCAAGCAGAACTCACAGCTAGGAG TCTTTTTAGACCTATTGAAAAATTAGCCTATGAAAGACCAAGAGGTtatggaagaggaagaagtgaAATGCAAGGTAGAGGAAGAGGTGGTGGAATAAACAAAAGTTTTGATGGCTTCGACCACAGAAGAAAACGGGAATTTGAAAGACAAAGTGACAATGTTGAAAT TGAGATGAAACTGAATGCTCCAATGGAAGCGACTGCAAAAACAGCTAAGGCTCCAGAGATGTCTGAAGGAGAACCTCTAAACAA AGTTGCTGAAGGAAAGCCAATGGAAGAAGTAGTTCAAGAAATGACGTTAGATGAGTGGAAAAATCTTCAGCAACAGAATCGACCGAAGCATGAATTCAACATCCGGAGGCCAGAATCCACTGTTCCTTCCAAAGCAGTGGTGATTCACAAGTCAAAATATAGCAATGAT ATACAAAAGGGAGAGCTTGAAGATGGTTATCCTATTTTTCGAAGGGCAGTGAATGACATAACATCTCAGCTGGATATCAATTTTGGGAGTCTTTCTCGCCCTGGCCGTGGATCAAGAGGAGCACGAGGTCGTGGCCGTGGCAGACAAGTTGAGGAGAAAGGACCCCAACCAGAAGTAATG GTGCAAATTGTTGCTCCAAATCCAGATGATCCTGAGGATTTTCCTGCTTTAACTTAA